GCGAGCAACTAGTTCTCGGGCGCAGCCAACCACTGGTCGACTTCCGCGTTCCAGGCGCGCTTTGACGTCTCTGATGCGAAGGATGCGTTGATTGAGCTGCGGGCGAGGTATGCCAGTTCAGCATCCGAGAATCCGCGGTCACGCAGGATCTGGTACTGCTGGGTGAGCCGTGAGAGGAAGAGCAGGGGATCGTCGGCGCCCAGTGCAATGGTTGCACCCGCCTCCATGAGCTGACGCACAGGAACCTGTGATTCATCGGCATACACGCCCAATGAAACGTTCGACTCTGGGCACACCTCTAAAGCGATACCGGAAGTCACTATCTGATCAAGTAACTCGCGATCCTCGCTAGCCCGCACACCGTGCCCAATTCGTGTTGGGCCAAGATGAGTGAGGACGTCACGGATGTGATCTGGGCCGAGCAGCTCGCCACCATGTGGAACACTTGGCAGCCCCGCACGCCTCGCGATGTTGAACGCGGCCGCCCATTCCGGAGTCGCGCCTCGCCTTTCATCGTTAGAGAGTCCAAAGCCGACGACGTCGCCAGGGCGCGTACCAGCGTATTGAGCCGCTAGGCGTGCCAAGGTACGTGCTTCAAGCGGATGGCGGATGCGTGAGGCTGCAACGATGACCCCGACCTCGACGCCAGTCTGTTTGCTTGATATACGGGCCTGATCGAGCACGATCTCCAGCGCCGGTGTTATTCCGCCAACGAATGGAGCGTAGGAAGTCGGATCAATCTGAATCTCCAAACGCCGTGAGCCTTCGCTCGCGTCGTCGGCCGCCGCTTCGGAAATGATGCGGCGCATAGCCTGCTCGGACTGAACTACCTTTCGTGCGGCGTCGTAAGCGCGCTGAAAGCGGAACCAGCCGCGCTGGTCGGGTGCCACGTGCAGCGCGACATTATCAACCAAGGTATCCGGAAGTCGGATCTGCTGATCCGTGGCCATTGCCTGCAAAGTGGGCACGCGCATTGACCCGGTGAAATGAAGATGCAGATGTGCTTTGGGAAGCTTGTTGAGGTCTCGCACATTCTCATCTTTTCACACTAGGGTGCGTTCCCCTGCGCGCGTGCTGAGTGAACGGACGT
The DNA window shown above is from Changpingibacter yushuensis and carries:
- a CDS encoding adenosine deaminase, with amino-acid sequence MRDLNKLPKAHLHLHFTGSMRVPTLQAMATDQQIRLPDTLVDNVALHVAPDQRGWFRFQRAYDAARKVVQSEQAMRRIISEAAADDASEGSRRLEIQIDPTSYAPFVGGITPALEIVLDQARISSKQTGVEVGVIVAASRIRHPLEARTLARLAAQYAGTRPGDVVGFGLSNDERRGATPEWAAAFNIARRAGLPSVPHGGELLGPDHIRDVLTHLGPTRIGHGVRASEDRELLDQIVTSGIALEVCPESNVSLGVYADESQVPVRQLMEAGATIALGADDPLLFLSRLTQQYQILRDRGFSDAELAYLARSSINASFASETSKRAWNAEVDQWLAAPEN